The Chloroflexia bacterium SDU3-3 sequence TTGTCGACGACGATCAGGGTGCTGCCCGTGCTGAGCTTCAGCGAGCTAAGCGCCGCGATCATGTCCTTGGTGCGGGGCTGCTCGAACGCGAGCGACTCCACGAAGCGCACCTCGTTGGCCGCAAACTTGGCCGAGAGCGCCGAGCGCACGGCCAGGCGGCGCATCTTGCGCGGCATCTGCACCGCGTACGAGCGCGGGTGCGGGCCGTGGGCCACGCCGCCGCCCTTGCGGTGCGACGCGCGCACCGAACCCTGGCGAGCGCGACCAGTGCCCTTCTGGCGGTACAGCTTGCGGGTCGAGCCTGCGACCTCACCGCGACCGCGGGTGTTGTGCGTACCCTTGCGGGCGTTAGCCTGCTGGCGGATCATCGCCTGGTGCATCACCGGGACGTTCGGCTCGATGCCAAACACATAGGCATCCAGCGTGATATTGCCAACCTGGTCGCCGGCCTGGTTGTAAAGTGGTGCTTCCATTACCTACTTACCCCCCTTCACAGCCCGACGAACCATCACAAGGCCATTCTTCGCGCCAGGGACCGAGCCGCGAATGAGCACGAGGTTCTTGTCCGTGATGACTTCCACAACCTGCAGGTTCTGAACCGTCACCCGCTTGTTACCCATGCGGCCAGCCATACGGGTGCCCTTGAACACGTGGCCAGGGGTCGTACCGGCACCGATCGAGCCCGGCGCACGCGAGCGGTCGCTCTGACCGTGGGTGCGGGGACCACCGCGGAAGTTGTGGCGCTTCATAACGCCAGCAAAGCCGC is a genomic window containing:
- the rplD gene encoding 50S ribosomal protein L4, with protein sequence MEAPLYNQAGDQVGNITLDAYVFGIEPNVPVMHQAMIRQQANARKGTHNTRGRGEVAGSTRKLYRQKGTGRARQGSVRASHRKGGGVAHGPHPRSYAVQMPRKMRRLAVRSALSAKFAANEVRFVESLAFEQPRTKDMIAALSSLKLSTGSTLIVVDKKNEALQKSASNLPNVKTLMAHYLNVIDLLRFDNVLIASPAVEVIDSYLSAAANGVATTEEAA